The following coding sequences are from one Candidatus Zymogenus saltonus window:
- a CDS encoding isoprenylcysteine carboxylmethyltransferase family protein, with protein MKSFRHILGLFLGFGLNGVIIPFAIYHVNIFCDRLLGFETFGTDEVRIPFGIIFLAVGLFFVFWANAMLIVRGKGGPFNYHRLVTISPVTEKLVITGPYRFTRNPMAFGAFTAYLSIPIFIGSISGILLFFFFFALAYLYFKKIEEKRLLEHFGTEFEEYRNRVSLIFPLPPKKS; from the coding sequence TTGAAATCGTTTAGACACATACTCGGCCTCTTTCTCGGTTTCGGCCTCAACGGCGTCATCATTCCATTTGCGATCTATCACGTCAATATCTTCTGCGACAGGCTCCTTGGCTTTGAGACCTTCGGCACCGATGAGGTCAGGATCCCTTTTGGGATCATCTTTCTCGCCGTCGGTCTTTTCTTCGTCTTCTGGGCAAATGCAATGCTTATTGTTAGGGGAAAGGGCGGGCCCTTCAACTACCACCGTCTCGTAACCATAAGCCCGGTAACAGAAAAGCTGGTTATAACGGGCCCCTATCGCTTTACGAGAAACCCAATGGCCTTCGGGGCCTTTACCGCTTATCTCTCTATACCGATCTTCATCGGCTCGATCTCCGGGATACTCCTGTTTTTCTTTTTCTTCGCCCTCGCCTATCTCTATTTCAAGAAGATCGAGGAGAAGAGGCTTTTGGAACACTTCGGAACCGAATTTGAGGAATACCGCAATAGGGTCTCCCTTATCTTTCCCCTGCCTCCAAAAAAATCATGA
- a CDS encoding cobalamin-dependent protein (Presence of a B(12) (cobalamin)-binding domain implies dependence on cobalamin itself, in one of its several forms, or in some unusual lineages, dependence on a cobalamin-like analog.) has translation MKIFIIDPPQQVFKYFMGHIPSPAVTQLAAYMEREGHEVEILDVTTFENCWDDLERMIREGRPNVVGISNNSTNTINNAFHTATLTKMIDPKIVVVGGGAHMTALPEESLSVNGDIDFIVRGEGEATFAELVSRLGEGRKDFSNIKGIAYLDNGNGGNFIQTPDRELVEDINDLPMPAYRLLPMLKVKNPEDYVMAYRFPTLGMIPYESIMISTTRGCFGKCRFCSETAFWHHTWRSRNAKNMVDEMELLSKEYNRTNFYFVDNAFNWKRERITEFIEELESRELKGITFWYQTRVELFLRDLDLIDRLKKLGLYQMSFGVETASQDITNKWGKNQRVGDVIKAMKAAKERDLVLLTNVMWGHREDTAETLRATYEMIKGYSDIFALQIFTPVPGTPYYEEYLENDMIKEYNWDLWDMFTPVVETDTIPHDKMLRTVEKIQSRFHLRPKILYKTWFSKNPFIRRNYQTTMEIVKRTLSNTLHEVQTNYRPFEEFMEEKGYSIEKTIKGTCIVKDRSKGEGNGSRREDRNGDVLHESA, from the coding sequence ATGAAGATATTTATTATAGATCCACCGCAGCAGGTTTTTAAGTATTTCATGGGACACATACCTTCTCCCGCGGTGACCCAGCTGGCGGCTTATATGGAGAGGGAGGGACACGAAGTCGAGATATTGGATGTCACCACTTTTGAGAACTGCTGGGATGACCTCGAGCGGATGATAAGGGAGGGAAGACCGAATGTAGTGGGCATATCAAACAATTCAACAAACACGATAAACAACGCCTTTCACACGGCTACACTGACGAAGATGATTGACCCTAAGATAGTAGTCGTTGGGGGAGGGGCACACATGACGGCACTTCCAGAGGAGAGCCTTAGTGTCAACGGGGATATAGACTTTATCGTGAGGGGAGAGGGGGAGGCCACGTTCGCGGAGCTGGTCAGCCGGCTGGGAGAGGGGAGAAAAGATTTTTCGAATATAAAGGGAATCGCATATCTGGACAACGGAAACGGAGGGAATTTCATTCAGACTCCGGATAGGGAGCTTGTGGAGGATATAAACGATCTGCCGATGCCGGCGTACCGCCTCCTTCCGATGCTCAAAGTAAAAAACCCGGAAGACTATGTAATGGCGTACAGGTTCCCGACCCTCGGGATGATACCTTATGAGTCGATCATGATTTCAACGACGAGAGGCTGTTTCGGCAAATGTCGTTTCTGCTCGGAGACCGCCTTTTGGCACCACACCTGGAGGTCGAGGAATGCAAAGAACATGGTCGACGAGATGGAGCTTTTGAGCAAGGAGTACAACAGGACAAACTTCTACTTCGTCGACAACGCTTTCAACTGGAAGAGGGAGAGGATAACGGAATTCATAGAAGAGCTCGAAAGCAGGGAGCTTAAAGGGATAACCTTCTGGTACCAGACGAGGGTAGAACTCTTTTTAAGGGATCTTGATCTGATCGACAGGCTAAAGAAATTGGGTCTATATCAGATGTCCTTCGGGGTAGAGACGGCGAGTCAGGATATTACGAATAAGTGGGGGAAAAATCAAAGGGTAGGTGATGTGATAAAGGCGATGAAGGCCGCCAAGGAGCGGGATCTTGTACTTCTGACAAACGTCATGTGGGGTCACAGGGAGGATACGGCGGAGACCCTGAGGGCCACCTACGAGATGATAAAGGGTTACTCCGATATATTCGCGCTCCAGATATTCACCCCGGTGCCGGGGACGCCCTATTATGAGGAATATCTGGAAAATGACATGATAAAGGAATACAACTGGGATTTGTGGGATATGTTCACGCCGGTCGTGGAGACGGATACGATCCCCCACGACAAGATGTTGAGAACAGTGGAGAAGATACAGTCGAGGTTTCACTTAAGACCTAAGATACTCTACAAGACATGGTTTTCAAAAAATCCATTTATAAGAAGAAACTACCAGACGACGATGGAGATAGTAAAGAGAACGCTTTCAAATACGCTCCACGAGGTGCAGACGAACTATCGTCCCTTCGAGGAGTTTATGGAGGAGAAGGGATATTCGATTGAGAAGACGATAAAAGGAACGTGTATTGTCAAAGATAGGAGCAAGGGAGAGGGGAACGGGAGTAGGAGGGAGGATAGAAACGGGGACGTTCTGCATGAATCGGCCTAA
- a CDS encoding radical SAM protein — translation MRVLIVSANRELVPDPVFPLGAAYVASAARESGHDTDVLDICFADDISREVKDKISSFGPDLVGVSIRNVDNVAYPLVLTYAEGHKNLIDEIRSSHFGPIVMGGPAFTLMPEEFLDFTGVEMGILGEGEDAIVKLADSLENGGSLDKVPGLITREAGKTLQRNGNKTRVDVNKICTPARDLLDSAAYQKWGGMVGIQTKRGCPIDCIYCTYPVVEGKDIRLRDPGAIVDEIEKTNKEYGADTFFIVDNVFNNPPEHAIEVAEEIKRRKIGLRFSAYMNPGFVSERLLGVLKDAGFTGVDYGVDSLSEGVLKNLRKNFTKDNVVRAVELTRGMGIECCLSMIFGGPGETLDTLKETVDSIDEIAPTAVLAIVGIRLYSGTGMHKIAKRDRVVGEEGVGLKPVFYISPDVADEVVGFVAEASLKRNNWLFPGHMIMAGQQLTPDQKPERYDQGPLAEFRKQGIKGNLWEMFGAMK, via the coding sequence ATGAGAGTACTTATTGTCTCGGCAAACAGAGAGCTGGTTCCAGATCCGGTTTTCCCGTTGGGGGCGGCGTATGTCGCCTCGGCGGCGAGGGAATCGGGTCACGATACGGATGTTTTGGATATATGTTTCGCGGATGACATTTCAAGAGAGGTCAAAGATAAAATATCGTCTTTTGGACCGGATCTTGTCGGTGTCTCGATAAGAAACGTCGATAATGTCGCCTACCCCTTGGTTCTTACCTACGCCGAGGGACATAAAAACCTCATAGACGAGATACGCTCGTCCCACTTCGGTCCCATTGTGATGGGGGGGCCTGCCTTTACGCTGATGCCGGAGGAGTTTCTCGATTTCACGGGAGTCGAGATGGGGATACTGGGTGAGGGGGAAGATGCGATTGTGAAGCTTGCAGATTCTCTGGAAAACGGGGGAAGCTTGGATAAAGTGCCCGGTCTCATTACAAGGGAGGCGGGCAAAACGCTGCAACGAAACGGAAACAAGACAAGGGTTGACGTCAACAAGATATGTACCCCCGCAAGGGATCTGCTCGATAGTGCCGCCTATCAGAAGTGGGGCGGCATGGTCGGGATACAGACAAAACGGGGATGTCCCATCGACTGTATATATTGTACGTATCCGGTCGTGGAGGGGAAGGATATCAGATTGAGAGATCCGGGGGCCATAGTAGACGAGATAGAGAAAACCAACAAGGAGTACGGGGCGGACACCTTCTTTATTGTAGACAACGTATTCAATAACCCCCCGGAGCACGCAATAGAGGTTGCCGAAGAGATAAAAAGGAGAAAGATAGGCTTAAGGTTTTCGGCTTATATGAATCCGGGTTTTGTATCGGAGAGGCTGTTGGGGGTGCTTAAAGATGCGGGTTTTACAGGGGTCGACTACGGTGTGGATAGCCTTTCGGAGGGGGTGCTTAAAAACCTGAGAAAGAACTTCACGAAGGATAATGTGGTAAGGGCAGTCGAGTTGACAAGGGGGATGGGCATAGAGTGCTGCCTGAGCATGATATTTGGAGGCCCAGGGGAGACTCTCGACACGCTAAAGGAGACCGTCGATTCGATTGACGAGATTGCCCCGACGGCAGTCTTGGCAATCGTGGGAATCCGCCTCTATTCAGGAACGGGTATGCACAAGATCGCCAAAAGGGACAGGGTGGTCGGAGAAGAGGGAGTGGGATTGAAGCCGGTATTTTATATATCCCCGGATGTGGCCGATGAGGTGGTGGGCTTTGTGGCGGAGGCATCCCTTAAGCGCAACAACTGGCTCTTCCCAGGGCACATGATTATGGCCGGCCAGCAGCTTACACCGGATCAAAAGCCGGAGAGGTACGATCAGGGTCCCCTTGCGGAATTCAGGAAGCAGGGGATCAAGGGTAACCTGTGGGAGATGTTTGGCGCTATGAAATAG
- a CDS encoding glycosyltransferase family 4 protein has translation MNIIFISSIFPPESGGPATYVRRLSQDFHNKGHHVKLIALSEIEIDVDDPPYIIRIPKKGTIFRRSFRLFRAVLKHGKDVDIIYDNGGPWDTGIPIRWANIFLKKKLVTKVVGDNVWEYVRRNRLTDDGINEFQGKFYGPKIALLKYLRNKTTMGADLVITPGHYLAELVAGWGVKRENISVIHNAVDFSERNQEIPEIIKGWEGSKKIITTAARLVPWKGIDGIIRVIAELDNDVNLLVIGDGPELSNLRKLTETLGIDKRVRFTGRVTQKEVLSLLSHSDVFVLNTEYEGLPHIILEAFSVGVPVIATDICGNPEVVENGKNGLLVPVKDNKALKNAIMRLINDTGYSARLVSNSRERLNYFGWNRLFAQTERVFDRLLKGIKILFIASIYYPESGGPATYVRNLAHYLYGEGHKVKVIALSEVNKLPDDPFYLSRIPKRGSIFTRSLSLFLSIVKYGRDYDLLYDTGGGPWDTGLPVQMANFFLRKRLAIRVAGDIVWEYARRNRITVDGLDEFQLKSYGPIIMVMRLIRNYFARSADLVISGSNYVAGLTKIWGVDKKKISVTHNAIELINPRKIPTPEFEKPKGARKIVATIARLVPWKGIDALIEVTAQFPKDIHLLIIGDGPERERLTDLAKSLKVINRIHFIGRVPNEQIISFLSFADVFVLNTEYESLAHVIIEAYNAGIPVVATNITGNPEIIEDGKTGILVPLKDKDALKAAIERIITNKKFASKIVSASREKLPYFGLERQLKESEELFKDLIWGKEEGKAVR, from the coding sequence ATGAACATTATCTTTATCTCATCTATCTTCCCGCCTGAATCCGGCGGGCCCGCGACCTACGTCAGGAGGCTGTCCCAGGACTTCCACAACAAGGGCCATCACGTAAAGCTCATCGCACTTTCTGAAATAGAGATCGATGTAGATGACCCCCCTTATATAATCAGGATACCAAAAAAAGGCACGATATTTAGGAGGTCATTTAGACTTTTCAGGGCGGTTCTGAAACACGGCAAGGATGTGGATATCATTTACGATAATGGAGGTCCCTGGGACACAGGCATACCGATTAGGTGGGCGAATATTTTTTTGAAAAAGAAATTGGTGACCAAGGTCGTTGGAGACAACGTCTGGGAATATGTGCGAAGAAACAGGTTGACAGATGACGGCATCAATGAATTTCAGGGTAAATTTTACGGTCCAAAGATAGCTCTCCTGAAGTACTTAAGAAATAAGACAACAATGGGCGCAGATTTAGTTATTACCCCGGGCCACTATCTGGCGGAGCTGGTGGCGGGCTGGGGTGTCAAGAGGGAAAATATCTCCGTTATTCACAATGCGGTTGATTTTAGCGAAAGGAACCAGGAGATACCAGAGATCATAAAGGGATGGGAGGGATCAAAGAAGATTATAACCACCGCGGCAAGGCTGGTGCCCTGGAAGGGTATAGACGGCATAATAAGGGTAATTGCGGAGCTTGATAATGACGTCAATCTTTTGGTGATAGGAGACGGCCCGGAGCTTTCAAACCTCAGAAAATTGACGGAAACCTTAGGGATAGACAAGAGGGTTCGCTTTACGGGACGTGTTACTCAAAAGGAAGTTCTCTCCCTCCTCTCACATTCCGACGTATTTGTCCTGAACACCGAATATGAGGGACTTCCCCATATTATCCTTGAGGCGTTCTCCGTCGGTGTTCCGGTGATTGCCACCGATATTTGTGGAAATCCCGAGGTTGTTGAGAATGGTAAAAACGGCCTGTTGGTTCCTGTAAAGGATAATAAAGCGCTGAAGAATGCGATAATGAGGCTGATCAACGACACCGGATATTCAGCGAGGCTGGTTTCAAATTCAAGAGAGAGGCTTAATTACTTTGGATGGAACAGGCTTTTTGCACAAACGGAGAGAGTTTTTGACAGGCTTCTCAAGGGAATAAAGATCTTGTTCATAGCTTCTATCTACTATCCCGAATCGGGAGGTCCGGCCACTTACGTGAGGAACCTCGCCCACTACCTTTACGGAGAGGGGCACAAGGTGAAGGTAATAGCCTTATCGGAGGTAAATAAGTTACCCGACGATCCTTTCTACCTTTCGAGAATTCCAAAAAGGGGGAGTATCTTTACAAGGTCTTTGAGCCTGTTTCTTTCTATTGTCAAGTATGGGCGGGATTACGACCTCCTCTACGATACGGGAGGAGGCCCCTGGGATACGGGCCTTCCGGTTCAAATGGCCAATTTTTTCTTGAGGAAAAGGCTCGCCATCAGGGTAGCTGGAGATATAGTCTGGGAATACGCCAGGAGAAACAGAATAACAGTGGACGGACTCGACGAGTTTCAGCTGAAGTCTTACGGTCCCATAATCATGGTGATGAGACTCATAAGAAATTACTTTGCCAGGAGCGCCGACCTTGTAATATCGGGGAGTAACTACGTTGCGGGACTGACGAAGATATGGGGTGTAGACAAGAAAAAGATATCCGTGACACATAACGCCATCGAGCTGATAAATCCGAGAAAAATACCCACGCCGGAATTTGAAAAACCGAAGGGGGCGAGAAAGATCGTTGCCACAATAGCCCGCCTCGTTCCATGGAAGGGAATAGACGCCCTTATCGAGGTTACGGCACAATTTCCGAAGGATATACACCTTTTGATAATTGGGGACGGACCCGAGAGAGAGAGACTTACGGATTTGGCAAAATCATTGAAGGTAATAAATCGGATTCACTTCATAGGAAGGGTGCCGAACGAGCAGATAATATCGTTTTTATCCTTCGCCGATGTCTTCGTCCTGAACACGGAATACGAGAGCCTCGCTCATGTAATTATCGAGGCGTACAACGCCGGTATCCCCGTAGTGGCAACAAATATCACGGGTAATCCGGAGATTATAGAAGACGGTAAGACAGGGATCTTGGTTCCGTTGAAGGATAAAGACGCGCTGAAGGCGGCGATAGAGAGGATAATAACGAACAAAAAATTCGCCTCGAAAATTGTATCGGCGTCAAGGGAAAAACTCCCCTATTTCGGGCTCGAAAGGCAGTTAAAGGAGTCCGAGGAGCTTTTCAAGGATCTAATCTGGGGAAAAGAAGAAGGGAAAGCCGTGCGTTGA
- a CDS encoding GDP-mannose 4,6-dehydratase, with product MKKVVVTGGAGFIGSHLSDRLVSLGNEVFVIDNFDDYYPEKFKRRNIESLLKKDGFKLIEGDIRNYDFIIDSFRSISPDLVVHLAAKAGVRPSIKNPLLYQEVNVLGTNNILEAMKELDIKDLLFASSSSVYGDCPNIPFSEDDLMAKPISPYGVTKKCCEELCYTYHKLYNLKILCFRFFTVYGPRQRPDMAIHKFTNLINNGSKIEVYDQGKGSRDYTYIDDIIDGLIGAFGFISSETTPFYEIINLGESVSVNLLELIELIESGLGKETEKVMLPRQPGDVKRTFADIEKARSLLGYNPNTSMKEGVERFIEWFKNPW from the coding sequence ATCAAAAAAGTAGTGGTTACAGGCGGTGCGGGCTTTATCGGATCGCACCTTTCGGATAGGCTCGTTTCCCTTGGGAATGAGGTTTTCGTAATCGATAACTTCGACGACTACTATCCCGAGAAATTCAAAAGGAGAAATATTGAATCCCTCCTGAAAAAGGATGGGTTTAAGCTCATTGAGGGGGATATCAGGAACTACGATTTTATAATCGACTCCTTCAGGTCGATCTCCCCCGATCTTGTTGTACACCTCGCCGCAAAGGCAGGCGTAAGACCCTCCATAAAGAATCCTCTCCTCTATCAGGAGGTGAACGTCCTCGGCACAAACAATATCCTCGAGGCCATGAAGGAGCTCGATATTAAGGACCTCCTCTTTGCCTCCTCATCCTCCGTCTACGGCGACTGTCCCAACATCCCCTTTTCGGAGGACGACCTCATGGCCAAGCCGATATCCCCCTACGGCGTTACCAAGAAATGCTGTGAGGAGCTTTGCTACACCTATCACAAGCTGTACAACCTGAAGATTCTTTGCTTTCGTTTTTTCACCGTATACGGGCCGAGACAGCGTCCGGACATGGCGATCCACAAGTTCACAAACCTGATAAACAACGGATCTAAAATAGAGGTGTACGATCAGGGGAAGGGGAGCAGGGATTACACATATATCGATGATATAATAGACGGGCTGATTGGCGCGTTTGGTTTCATATCATCCGAGACCACGCCCTTCTATGAGATAATAAATTTGGGGGAGTCGGTGTCCGTTAATCTTTTAGAGCTTATAGAATTGATCGAATCGGGACTGGGAAAGGAGACCGAAAAGGTCATGCTGCCCCGCCAGCCGGGAGATGTAAAACGCACTTTTGCGGATATAGAAAAGGCAAGGAGTCTTTTAGGCTATAATCCAAACACGTCCATGAAGGAAGGCGTCGAGAGATTCATCGAGTGGTTTAAAAATCCTTGGTAG
- a CDS encoding winged helix-turn-helix transcriptional regulator — MDREEIRTLRIMEEIERDNTISQRTLSQKIDISVGLVNRFIKRLVEKGYFKATTIPSHRVKYMLTPKGIAEKTRLTYEYLRYSLRFYRELKDSLQEVLSEIRVDGIDNILLYGTGEIAELAVLFSRVNEIEIVGIVDDRAGGLCLEMKISPLSEIRDFSFDAILILHTEEVKERISSLSELGVEKSKIYTLKRKR; from the coding sequence GGATAATACCATCAGCCAGAGGACCCTCTCCCAGAAGATCGACATCTCCGTGGGGCTTGTCAACCGCTTTATAAAGAGGCTTGTGGAGAAAGGGTATTTCAAGGCCACGACCATCCCCTCCCACCGCGTCAAGTATATGCTCACTCCGAAGGGGATAGCTGAAAAGACCCGTCTCACCTATGAGTACCTCAGGTATTCCCTCAGGTTCTACAGGGAGCTCAAGGATTCCCTTCAAGAGGTGCTGAGTGAGATAAGGGTCGACGGCATCGATAATATACTCCTTTACGGCACAGGCGAGATAGCGGAGCTTGCGGTCTTATTTTCAAGGGTAAACGAAATTGAGATTGTCGGAATCGTGGACGACAGGGCAGGCGGCCTCTGCCTTGAGATGAAGATCTCACCACTGTCTGAGATCAGGGATTTTTCATTTGATGCAATTCTCATCCTACATACTGAAGAGGTTAAGGAAAGGATCTCATCTCTAAGCGAGCTCGGGGTGGAAAAGAGCAAAATATACACGCTGAAAAGGAAGAGGTAA